The proteins below come from a single Malus sylvestris chromosome 3, drMalSylv7.2, whole genome shotgun sequence genomic window:
- the LOC126617010 gene encoding uncharacterized protein LOC126617010, translating into MPSAHHRSLSFSATIIAAGCHCAFTNPKSQNVVGESHDHEIGGYVEEDVNDQENSGDLEENVGDESQDHENGGDVDLNVDDDHIGVEENIESPEPIFHLNIYDPKVWDSLNAEMKDLLIEKGPIRETNFTYPKDKLSRKFSSHYYGRKLRTGEIYDTSGLGLFNELQDVLKSLDLDIDNVRGQGYDNGSNMRGKHQGVQKRLLDINPRAFYMPCGSHCLNLIVCDMSLSTTRWESHIESVKAIKSQVAQINMVSTKLQSEDMRLDVAVKALEALVTFFENYRETGFASAMSDAKEIALDSEIDPVFQTKGHRPRKRHHDEVDGNEREQQSAEESFRTDYFLVIVDIALSQLKHRFEQLKAFEYIFGFLFDASKLISLDDQELKQNCMNLEAHLKHGNTMDVDGADLCSELQVLQMMLPEKSFLSNNPWTSMEIVM; encoded by the exons ATGCCCAGTGCCCACCACAGGTCTTTGTCTTTCTCAGCCACAATCATTGCTGCCGGTTGCCATTGTGCATTCACCAACCCGA AGTCACAAAATGTTGTTGGGGAATCTCATGATCATGAAATTGGTGGTTATGTGGAGGAAGATGTTAATGACCAAGAAAATAGTGGTGATTTAGAGGAAAATGttggtgatgagtctcaagatCATGAAAATGGTGGTGATGTGGATTTAAATGTTGATGATGATCATATTGGTGTAGAGGAAAATATTGAATCTCCTGAACCTATTTTCCATTTAAACATTTATGATCCAAAAGTTTGGGATAGCCTTAATGCAGAAATGAAAGACTTACTTATAGAAAAGGGACCAATTCGAGAAACTAATTTCACATATCCTAAGGACAAACTCTCTAGAAAATTTTCATCACACTATTATGGTCGAAAATTACGAACGGGTGAAATTTATGATACATCAGGATTAGGACTTTTTAATGAGTTGCAAGATGTCCTAAAGTCTCTTGATCTTGATATTGATAATGTGAGAGGACAAGGTTATGATAATGGATCTAACATGAGAGGGAAACACCAAGGTGtccagaaaagattgctagacaTAAATCCCAGAGCTTTTTACATGCCATGTGGTTCtcattgtcttaatttaatagtTTGTGATATG TCATTGTCAACTACTCGATGGGAAAGTCACATTGAAAGTGTTAAAGCGATTAAGTCCCAAGTAGCCCAG attaacaTGGTGagtacaaaattacaatctgaAGACATGCGTCTTGATGTTGCTGTAAAGGCATTGGAAGCACTTGTTACGTTTTTCGAAAACTATAGAGAAACTGGTTTTGCTTCTGCCATGAGTGATGCTAAAGAAATTGCACTTGATTCAGAAATTGACCCTGTTTTTCAAACTAAAGGTCATAGACCTAGAAAAAGACAtcatgatgaagttgatggtaaTGAGAGGGAACAACAGTCTGCTGAAGAATCATTTAGAACAGATTATTTTCTTGTTATAGTGGATATTGCTCTTTCTCAACTGAAACACAGGTTTGAACAGTTAAAGgcttttgaatatatttttGGCTTCTTGTTTGATGCATCGAAGTTAATTTCATTGGATGATCAAGAGCTAAAACAAAATTGTATGAATCTTGAAGCACATTTGAAACATGGAAATACCATGGATGTAGATGGAGCCGACTTATGTTCCGAATTACAGGTTTTGCAAATGATGTTACCTGAAAAATCATTTCTCTCTAATAACCCTTGGACATCCATGGAAatagtgatgtga
- the LOC126617499 gene encoding alcohol-forming fatty acyl-CoA reductase-like encodes MELESILGYFRNKTILVTGATGFLGMVFVEKILRVQPDVKKIYLLIRATDTKAATDRMHKEIIKKELFSVLKEEWGTEFDSFIANKVVAIPGDVVSEDLGVKEFKLREEMCGEIEIILNSAGTTNFDERYDIALSVNTFGVQHVLSMAKKCLKLEILLHVSTAYVCGRKEGLILEDSSCMDEMVKETAKFDFKALEKNLVEEKLKELEAENAIEEVITTTMKDFGIERSKSYGWPNTYVFTKAMGEIVIEHSKDNLPVLILRPTVVTSTYKEPFPGWVQGFRTIDSVIAGYCKGKLTCLLFDPTSVFDMIPVDMVVNSIIIALVANAKCSSTIIYHVGTSSKNPIIFSRIHNFIFRYFTKDPWINKDGMPVKVGKGTVFKNMATFHMYMQFRFMLPLEGLKFVNQVFGHYFQDMYLNYNQKLKLAMRLVELYEPYMLFKGIFDDSNTEKLRMMARESFVEAESFGFDPRCIDWEDYIMKTHIPGLKKHVMMKR; translated from the exons ATGGAGTTGGAGAGCATTTTAGGATATTTTCGGAACAAGACCATCTTAGTAACTGGAGCCACTGGCTTCCTTGGAATGG TGTTTGTGGAGAAAATACTAAGAGTTCAACCAGATGTGAAAAAGATTTATCTTCTTATAAGAGCTACAGATACCAAGGCAGCCACAGATCGCATGCATAAAGAG ATCATAAAGAAGGAGTTGTTCAGTGTTCTGAAGGAGGAATGGGGCACAGAGTTTGATTCCTTCATTGCAAACAAAGTTGTGGCTATCCCGGGAGACGTAGTTTCTGAAGATTTGGGAGTGAAAGAATTCAAGTTGAGGGAAGAAATGTGTGGTGAAATTGAAATCATATTAAACTCTGCAGGAACCACCAACTTTGATGAAAG ATATGATATTGCACTGAGCGTCAATACATTTGGAGTTCAGCATGTATTGAGCATGGCAAAGAAATGTCTAAAACTAGAGATCCTGCTCCACGTGTCAACTG CCTATGTGTGCGGCAGAAAGGAAGGACTCATACTGGAGGACTCATCTTGCATGGATGAGATGGTAAAGGAGACAGCTAAGTTTGATTTCAAGGCGCTTGAGAAGAATCTGGTAGAGGAGAAATTGAAGGAGCTAGAAGCAGAAAATGCGATAGAAGAAGTCATTACAACCACAATGAAGGATTTTGGCATTGAAAG GTCAAAATCATACGGATGGCCAAACACCTATGTGTTTACAAAGGCAATGGGAGAAATAGTTATAGAGCATTCAAAAGATAATCTACCCGTACTCATCCTACGCCCAACGGTAGTTACCAGTACATACAAGGAACCATTTCCGGGATGGGTTCAAGGTTTCAG AACCATTGATAGCGTAATTGCTGGTTACTGTAAAGGAAAACTGACATGTCTACTCTTCGATCCAACGTCAGTATTTGATATG ATTCCAGTTGACATGGTGGTAAATTCAATAATTATAGCCTTGGTGGCTAATGCAAAATGTTCTTCTACAATCATTTATCATGTGGGAACATCGTCGAAGAATCCTATAATTTTCTCTCGTATTCACAATTTTATCTTCCGATACTTCACCAAAGATCCATGGATTAACAAGGATGGAATGCCTGTCAAGGTTGGCAAGGGTACAGTATTCAAGAATATGGCAACTTTTCACATGTATATGCAATTTCGTTTCATGCTACCTTTGGAG GGTTTAAAGTTTGTGAATCAAGTATTTGGCCATTATTTCCAAGACATGTATCTTAACTACAATCAGAAACTCAAATTGGCGATGCGCTTGGTGGAGCTatatgagccttatatgctgtTCAAGGGCAT CTTTGATGACAGTAATACTGAGAAGTTGCGAATGATGGCAAGGGAGAGTTTTGTGGAAGCAGAAAGTTTTGGTTTTGATCCGAGGTGCATTGATTGGGAAGACTACATTATGAAAACTCACATTCCAGGCCTCAAGAAACATGTTATGATGAAACGATAA